The Cyprinus carpio isolate SPL01 chromosome A19, ASM1834038v1, whole genome shotgun sequence genome has a segment encoding these proteins:
- the LOC109070188 gene encoding LOW QUALITY PROTEIN: cysteine and histidine-rich protein 1 (The sequence of the model RefSeq protein was modified relative to this genomic sequence to represent the inferred CDS: deleted 1 base in 1 codon): MSSMEERMELGVAAAPGSSSSGLGVGPVGGALDAGPGSAGLAGIQEESGLRRDGSGSEADPDAPPKKRVRQQEGEAGKLEERLYSVLCCTVCLDLPKASVYQCTNGHLMCAGCFIHLLADARLKEEQATCPNCRCEISKSLCCRNLAVEKAVSELPSDCSYCLKQFPRSSLERHRTEECQDRVTQCKYKRIGCPWQGPFHELSAHEAECSHPSKTGMELMGILDEMDQSHRRELQLYNGIFSLLCFEKIGFTEVQFRPYRTDDFITRLYYETPRFTVLNQTWVLKARVNDSERNPNLSCKRTLSFQLILKSKVNSALECSFLLLKGPYDDVKIKPVIQHHVFSNDANETEYALLPISDSVECNKLLAAKNINLRLFIFQIQK, translated from the exons ATGTCTTCGATGGAAGAGCGGATGGAATTAGGCGTCGCGGCCGCCCCGGGCTCCTCATCGTCGGGTCTGGGTGTCGGTCCTGTGGGGGGCGCCCTGGACGCTGGCCCGGGGAGCGCAGGACTGGCAGGCATCCAGGAGGAGTCCGGTCTGCGGAGAGACGGTTCGGGTTCCGAGGCCGACCCGGACGCGCCGCCCAAGAAGCGCGTGAGGCAGCAGGAAGGAGAAGCGGGGAAGCTCGAGGAGCGCCTGTACTCGGTGCTGTGCTGCACGGTGTGTCTGGACCTGCCTAAAGCCTCGGTGTACCAG TGTACAAATGGGCACCTGATGTGCGCAGGCTGCTTCATCCACCTGCTTGCTGATGCGCGTCTCAAAGAGGAGCAGGCCACGTGTCCCAACTGCCGCTGTGAGATCAGTAAGAGTCTGTGTTGCAGGAACCTGGCGGTGGAGAAAGCCGTGAGTGAACTACCCTCTGACTGCAGCTACTGCCTCAAACAGTTCCCTCGCTCTAGCCTCGAGCGCCACCGAACAGAGGAGTGCCAGGACAG AGTGACGCAGTGCAAGTACAAGCGGATTGGCTGCCCGTGGCAGGGGCCGTTCCATGAGCTCAGCGCTCATGAGGCAGAG TGTTCCCACCCATCCAAAACCGGCATGGAGCTGATGGGCATCCTGGATGAGATGGACCAGAGCCATCGCAGAGAGCTACAGCTCTACAACGGCATCTTCAGCCTGCTGTGCTTTGAGAAGATCGGTTTTACAG AGGTGCAATTCCGGCCATACCGCACTGATGACTTCATCACACGGCTGTACTATGAGACACCACGCTTCACAGTGCTAAACCAGACCTGGGTGCTGAAGGCACGGGTCAATGACTCGGAGCGCAACCCCAACCTGTCCTGCAAACGCACGCTCTCCTTCCAGCTGATCCTGAAGAGCAAAGTGAACTCTGCACTGGAGTGCTCCTTCCTGCTCCTGAAGGGCCCGTATGATGATGTGAAAATCAAACCCGTCATCCAGCACCACGTCTTCTCCAACGACGCCAACGAAACCGAGTACGCCCTGCTGCCCATCAGCGACAGCGTGGAGTGCAACAAGCTGCTGGCTGCCAAAAACATCAACCTCCGCCTCTTCATCTTTCAGATCCAGAAATAG
- the LOC109070187 gene encoding serine/threonine-protein kinase DCLK3-like, whose protein sequence is MTPAWNQRPRCTLTDHRIKLPKCPNAAFRQPLPSYLHRSRPRRLPTDFGTSESPVCHWEESGVPRVSGYHARHAESGPVRPRIVTVVRPCGQESVRKISLLLNRRAVQTFEQLMADVSEALGFPCWNNARIRRLFSPAGREIHSFADFFRFDHAFLAFGNSRPSLDEVHAALDELYPENPGHCEHLLSVWERILRPKATKADSGFHDDDAGAEMSLPTVHDQQVNKPAVNNLQPVGRQKEKLKRERQRELWRRRGDLQKEDEKEIKKEEGKREAVFCRSCRGCGPPIPPIRSSQCSQSDRPNNHSNKSTSSQNDMEKTQQRSLKAEEHVANTKSSPIVPQNWDKDLNLEAITEQDINQQETVEQKDLQSNVLPDGAEVSLEDIEHCYDMGRVVGDGNFAVVRECRVRGLAETFAMKIVDNAKLQGRGNMIQNEIALLHSLEHPRLIQLFRSHHTDTHVYLLMELVAGGDLFDAITQSGRFTEPSAACMIRDISQALEYIHSKSIAHRDIKPENLLVQRHSNGSLNLKLADFGLAMVVTEPVFTVCGTPTYVAPEILAETGYGVGVDVWAMGVILFVLLGGFPPFRSPDRNQEELFRLIQKGEVHFLSPYWDNVSEGAKAVVRALLEVSPKRRLTASQTLQHGWLQHAIAQKDHKGAIKATDSMAERRNQQKLSGQVESAENKSDSHKPETLAEKYHAAQTYKNILNYDSDINACDRDQQIQEIHNMTSNQQNASHAEDTTTMNKQYTTDQHKPEKPAQQEDTDTKQE, encoded by the exons ATGACACCGGCGTGGAACCAGCGACCCAGATGCACACTGACGG ATCATAGGATTAAACTGCCAAAGTGCCCAAATGCTGCCTTTCGGCAACCTCTTCCATCTTACCTGCACAGATCAAGACCCCGAAGGCTTCCCACAGACTTTGGGACTTCAGAAAGCCCTGTGTGTCACTGGGAGGAATCAGGAGTTCCCAGGGTGAGCGGCTACCATGCCAGACACGCAGAATCAGGCCCAGTGCGCCCACGAATTGTGACCGTGGTTCGGCCGTGTGGACAGGAGAGCGTGCGGAAGATCTCGTTGCTGTTAAACCGCCGTGCTGTGCAGACTTTTGAGCAACTAATGGCAGATGTGTCTGAGGCGCTAGGCTTCCCCTGCTGGAACAATGCTCGAATACGACGACTCTTTAGCCCTGCTGGGCGAGAAATCCACAGCTTTGCTGACTTCTTCCGCTTTGACCATGCCTTCCTGGCCTTTGGGAACAGCCGACCATCTCTTGATGAGGTACATGCTGCACTAGATGAGTTATATCCGGAAAACCCCGGCCATTGCGAACATCTGCTGAGTGTATGGGAGCGTATCCTGAGACCCAAGGCCACTAAGGCAGATAGTGGTTTCCATGATGATGACGCCGGAGCCGAGATGTCCTTACCTACAGTACATGATCAACAGGTAAACAAACCAGCTGTCAACAACTTGCAGCCTGTTGGAAGGCAAAAAGAAAAGCTGAAGAGAGAAAGGCAGAGAGAACTATGGAGGAGGAGAGGTGACCTGCAGAAAGAAGATGAGAAGGAGATAAAGAAAGAGGAAGGAAAGAGAGAAGCTGTTTTCTGCCGGAGTTGTCGAGGATGTGGCCCTCCTATACCTCCAATCAGAAGCAGTCAATGTTCTCAATCAGACAGGCCAAATAACCACAGTAATAAAAGTACTTCATCGCAGAACGACatggaaaaaacacaacaaagatcATTGAAAGCAGAAGAGCATGTTGCCAATACAAAATCAAGCCCAATTGTTCCTCAAAACTGGGATAAAGATCTTAACTTGGAGGCAATTACTGAGCAGGACATTAATCAGCAGGAAACAGTTGAGCAGAAAGACTTACAGAGTAACGTATTACCTGATGGTGCCGAAGTGTCACTGGAGGACATTGAGCACTGCTATGACATGGGGCGGGTGGTAGGAGACGGGAACTTTGCAGTGGTCAGGGAGTGCCGTGTGAGAGGCCTGGCTGAAACTTTCGCTATGAAGATTGTGGACAACGCAAAGCTGCAAGGACGTGGTAACATGATTCAGAATGAGATCGCACTGCTGCATAGTCTGGAACACCCTCGCCTCATACAGCTGTTTCGTTCTCATCACACGGACACACATGTTTACCTGCTGATGGAGCTGGTGGCCGGTGGAGACTTGTTTGATGCTATCACTCAGAGTGGCAGGTTTACTGAGCCAAGTGCTGCATGCATGATCAGAGACATCAGTCAGGCTCTGGAATACATCCACAGCAAGAGCATCGCACACCGAGACATCAAACCTGAAAACCTACTG GTACAGCGGCATAGCAATGGAAGTTTGAATCTGAAGTTGGCTGATTTTGGTTTAGCCATGGTGGTAACAGAGCCAGTGTTCACAGTCTGTGGCACACCTACATATGTTGCTCCAGAGATACTTGCTGAGACAG GTTATGGTGTTGGAGTAGACGTTTGGGCAATGGGTGTCATACTGTTTGTGCTGCTGGGTGGGTTTCCTCCATTCCGAAGTCCAGATCGTAATCAAGAGGAACTATTCCGTCTCATCCAGAAAGGAGAAGTCCACTTTCTGTCCCCATACTGGGATAATGTGTCTGAGG GGGCTAAAGCTGTAGTGAGGGCTTTGCTAGAAGTCAGTCCGAAAAGGCGCTTGACAGCTAGTCAAACCCTGCAGCACGGCTGGCTTCAGCATGCAATAGCACAAAAGGACCACAAGGGGGCTATAAAAGCCACTGACTCCATGGCTGAGAGGCGCAACCAGCAGAAACTGAGTGGACAGGTGGAAAGTGCTGAGAATAAGAGTGATTCTCACAAACCAGAAACGTTGGCAGAGAAATATCATGCAGCACAAACTTACAAGAACATACTTAACTATGATTCAGATATTAACGCTTGTGACAGAGACCAGCAGATTCAGGAGATTCATAACATGACAAGCAACCAGCAAAATGCATCCCATGCAGAAGACACCACCACCATGAACAAGCAATATACCACAGATCAGCACAAACCTGAGAAACCAGCACAGCAAGAAGACACTGACACAAAACAAGAGTGA
- the LOC109070169 gene encoding cAMP-regulated phosphoprotein 21-like isoform X2: MTFESENFKMSETVESENIPECTVEETSPPCCTTDTEDCHKSSQPKSDDNHGQLKKKLKAKGKLVRSTAVCDESLSTEENSKEKESRTTVSSNHGDSPECNEEEEETNITSTKPSLSKEPSLEYTDSTGIDLEEFLITTLKSSPRDRLMLLKLEQDMTDFMTDNSSYKKFPQMSSYHRMLVHRVAAYFGLEHNVDHSGKAVIINKTCNSRIPEHRFAEHVQEEKTEERRSILKRDSSQEKEDSQLRVPSLKEQMRSKSIEEREEEYQRVRERIFSQDSTCLSQSVYIETRGLDDSSILSETQRRRQLFRGNRDGSGRLSGSRQSSFELDSHWNDPRPWSSTDSDSPTWTSKSAHTRSDSSSKLCNPVSESALSYAPPDNSHAYIIVPAESSIPPGSVLLNPHTGQPFLNPDGTPAVYNPPVSQKPCNQLNPVQSQAPPTPPQQQPVASHGVPQVQYSSVTYLPPQQLNISTSQQHPIEQTREDITAKFGHMTLSHQSSSGDLPDMSSFYMQGAPPTHSYAPLHHSYAPSHHSDSYITPGMTLAPPTAPPPLSQQSSQVSVYSYPVQCPSASQQYAAASYNAQTVYPAVMSNQQGCPGMMGSQILPQTQPGIMGPYPSVSSYQVSQQQQQQQSYPAMLVSGQGGQTQCLMPPAGVQVYCSSLAPSSPPPLNVMGVSFQPSSCKNGCSFNQNQCW; encoded by the exons GCCAAAGGAAAATTAGTTCGGAGCACAGCTGTGTGTGATGAGTCTTTATCCACTGAAGAGAACAGCAAG GAAAAAGAGAGCAGGACAACTGTATCTAGTAACCATGGTGACAGTCCTGAGTGcaatgaggaggaagaggagacaAACATCACATCGACAAAACCAAGTTTATCTAAAG AGCCCAGTCTGGAATACACCGACTCCACAGGCATTGATCTGGAGGAGTTTTTAATCACTACTTTGAAAAGCAGTCCCAG GGACAGACTGATGCTTCTTAAACTCGAGCAAGACATGACTGATTTTATGACAGACAACAG ttccTATAAAAAGTTCCCTCAGATGTCCTCATATCACAGGATGCTGGTCCACAGGGTTGCAGCTTATTTTGGTCTGGAACACAATGTGGATCACAGTGGAAAAGCGGTAATCATCAACAAAACCTGCAATTCCAGGAT ACCAGAACATCGGTTTGCTGAACATGTTCAGGAGGAGAAAACAGAGGAAAGAAGATCAATTCTAAAGAGAGACTCCAGTCAGGAGAAAGAAGACAGTCAG ctgagGGTTCCATCTCTCAAAGAACAAATGAGGAGCAAGTCtatagaggagagagaggaggagtaCCAGAGAGTCAGAGAACGCATATTCTCACAGGAt TCCACTTGTCTTTCGCAGAGTGTGTATATTGAGACCAg AGGTCTAGATGACAGCAGTATTCTCAGTGAGACCCAGAGAAGACGACAGCTATTTAG GGGTAACAGGGATGGCTCGGGACGGCTGTCTGGCAGCAGGCAGAGCAGCTTCGAACTGGACTCTCATTGGAATGACCCTCGACCTTGGAGCAGCACAGATTCTGACAGCCCGACATGGACCTCTAAATCTGCACACACTCGTTCAGACAGCAGCTCCAAACTCTGCAATCCAG TGTCTGAGTCAGCTCTATCATACGCTCCACCCGATAACAGCCATGCTTACATTATTGTGCCTGCTGAGTCATCTATACCGCCTGGGAGCGTCTTATTGAATCCACATACAG GGCAGCCATTTCTAAATCCTGATGGAACTCCAGCTGTTTACAACCCACCAGTAAGTCAGAAGCCATGTAACCAGCTTAACCCAGTACAGTCACAAGCCCCGCCCACTCCACCTCAGCAGCAGCCAGTAGCAAGCCATGGTGTCCCACAG GTTCAATACTCCTCTGTGACATACCTTCCACCTCAGCAGTTAAACATTTCTACCTCCCAGCAACACCCAATAGAGCAGACT AGGGAAGACATTACTGCTAAGTTTGGTCACATGACCTTGAGTCACCAGTCATCATCAGGGGATCTTCCAGATATGTCCTCATTCTACATGCAAGGAGCTCCACCCACACACAGCTATGCTCCACTCCACCACAGTTACGCTCCATCTCACCATTCAGACAGTTATATTACCCCTGGAATGACACTGGCCCCTCCCACAGCCCCGCCCCCTCTGAGTCAGCAGAGCAGCCAG GTTTCAGTGTACAGTTACCCTGTTCAGTGTCCCAGTGCATCTCAACAATACGCAGCAGCCAGTTACAATGCACAAACAG tatacccGGCTGTTATGTCAAACCAACAAGGCTGCCCAGGCATGATGGGAAGTCAGATTCTGCCCCAAACACAGCCTGGCATTATGGGACCTTACCCATCCGTATCCTCCTATCAG GTatcacagcagcagcaacaacaacagtcCTATCCTGCAATGCTGGTGTCAGGACAAGGTGGGCAGACACAGTGTTTGATGCCCCCTGCTGGAGTTCAAGTATACTGCAGCTCTTTGGCCCCTTCTTCCCCTCCACCACTTAACGTGATGGGGGTCTCCTTCCAGCCAAGTAGCTGCAAAAATGGCTGTAGCTTTAATCAGAACCAGTGCTGGTAG
- the LOC109070169 gene encoding cAMP-regulated phosphoprotein 21-like isoform X1: MTFESENFKMSETVESENIPECTVEETSPPCCTTDTEDCHKSSQPKSDDNHGQLKKKLKAKGKLVRSTAVCDESLSTEENSKEKESRTTVSSNHGDSPECNEEEEETNITSTKPSLSKEPSLEYTDSTGIDLEEFLITTLKSSPRDRLMLLKLEQDMTDFMTDNSSYKKFPQMSSYHRMLVHRVAAYFGLEHNVDHSGKAVIINKTCNSRIPEHRFAEHVQEEKTEERRSILKRDSSQEKEDSQLRVPSLKEQMRSKSIEEREEEYQRVRERIFSQDSTCLSQSVYIETRGLDDSSILSETQRRRQLFRGNRDGSGRLSGSRQSSFELDSHWNDPRPWSSTDSDSPTWTSKSAHTRSDSSSKLCNPAVSESALSYAPPDNSHAYIIVPAESSIPPGSVLLNPHTGQPFLNPDGTPAVYNPPVSQKPCNQLNPVQSQAPPTPPQQQPVASHGVPQVQYSSVTYLPPQQLNISTSQQHPIEQTREDITAKFGHMTLSHQSSSGDLPDMSSFYMQGAPPTHSYAPLHHSYAPSHHSDSYITPGMTLAPPTAPPPLSQQSSQVSVYSYPVQCPSASQQYAAASYNAQTVYPAVMSNQQGCPGMMGSQILPQTQPGIMGPYPSVSSYQVSQQQQQQQSYPAMLVSGQGGQTQCLMPPAGVQVYCSSLAPSSPPPLNVMGVSFQPSSCKNGCSFNQNQCW, from the exons GCCAAAGGAAAATTAGTTCGGAGCACAGCTGTGTGTGATGAGTCTTTATCCACTGAAGAGAACAGCAAG GAAAAAGAGAGCAGGACAACTGTATCTAGTAACCATGGTGACAGTCCTGAGTGcaatgaggaggaagaggagacaAACATCACATCGACAAAACCAAGTTTATCTAAAG AGCCCAGTCTGGAATACACCGACTCCACAGGCATTGATCTGGAGGAGTTTTTAATCACTACTTTGAAAAGCAGTCCCAG GGACAGACTGATGCTTCTTAAACTCGAGCAAGACATGACTGATTTTATGACAGACAACAG ttccTATAAAAAGTTCCCTCAGATGTCCTCATATCACAGGATGCTGGTCCACAGGGTTGCAGCTTATTTTGGTCTGGAACACAATGTGGATCACAGTGGAAAAGCGGTAATCATCAACAAAACCTGCAATTCCAGGAT ACCAGAACATCGGTTTGCTGAACATGTTCAGGAGGAGAAAACAGAGGAAAGAAGATCAATTCTAAAGAGAGACTCCAGTCAGGAGAAAGAAGACAGTCAG ctgagGGTTCCATCTCTCAAAGAACAAATGAGGAGCAAGTCtatagaggagagagaggaggagtaCCAGAGAGTCAGAGAACGCATATTCTCACAGGAt TCCACTTGTCTTTCGCAGAGTGTGTATATTGAGACCAg AGGTCTAGATGACAGCAGTATTCTCAGTGAGACCCAGAGAAGACGACAGCTATTTAG GGGTAACAGGGATGGCTCGGGACGGCTGTCTGGCAGCAGGCAGAGCAGCTTCGAACTGGACTCTCATTGGAATGACCCTCGACCTTGGAGCAGCACAGATTCTGACAGCCCGACATGGACCTCTAAATCTGCACACACTCGTTCAGACAGCAGCTCCAAACTCTGCAATCCAG CAGTGTCTGAGTCAGCTCTATCATACGCTCCACCCGATAACAGCCATGCTTACATTATTGTGCCTGCTGAGTCATCTATACCGCCTGGGAGCGTCTTATTGAATCCACATACAG GGCAGCCATTTCTAAATCCTGATGGAACTCCAGCTGTTTACAACCCACCAGTAAGTCAGAAGCCATGTAACCAGCTTAACCCAGTACAGTCACAAGCCCCGCCCACTCCACCTCAGCAGCAGCCAGTAGCAAGCCATGGTGTCCCACAG GTTCAATACTCCTCTGTGACATACCTTCCACCTCAGCAGTTAAACATTTCTACCTCCCAGCAACACCCAATAGAGCAGACT AGGGAAGACATTACTGCTAAGTTTGGTCACATGACCTTGAGTCACCAGTCATCATCAGGGGATCTTCCAGATATGTCCTCATTCTACATGCAAGGAGCTCCACCCACACACAGCTATGCTCCACTCCACCACAGTTACGCTCCATCTCACCATTCAGACAGTTATATTACCCCTGGAATGACACTGGCCCCTCCCACAGCCCCGCCCCCTCTGAGTCAGCAGAGCAGCCAG GTTTCAGTGTACAGTTACCCTGTTCAGTGTCCCAGTGCATCTCAACAATACGCAGCAGCCAGTTACAATGCACAAACAG tatacccGGCTGTTATGTCAAACCAACAAGGCTGCCCAGGCATGATGGGAAGTCAGATTCTGCCCCAAACACAGCCTGGCATTATGGGACCTTACCCATCCGTATCCTCCTATCAG GTatcacagcagcagcaacaacaacagtcCTATCCTGCAATGCTGGTGTCAGGACAAGGTGGGCAGACACAGTGTTTGATGCCCCCTGCTGGAGTTCAAGTATACTGCAGCTCTTTGGCCCCTTCTTCCCCTCCACCACTTAACGTGATGGGGGTCTCCTTCCAGCCAAGTAGCTGCAAAAATGGCTGTAGCTTTAATCAGAACCAGTGCTGGTAG
- the LOC109070191 gene encoding nucleolar protein of 40 kDa-like → MAEDRMREPAGLDGLPPMYSILKGEVVSVTTYGAFVKIPGYRKQGLVHKSEMSSCRVDNPAELVDVGEQVWIKVIGREMKDDKVKLSFSMKAVNQGTGRDLDPNNVMAEQDERRRRQFRDHTEQKITLEAVLNTTCKKCGCRGHFAKDCFSKPGLQYSLVPEEEEEVEPPPTSQQTQSEPQKRKKEKKSKKEKKKKKEKKRDNSSSDSCDEDAKRPRHSHTHSEKKKKHKKHKHKAK, encoded by the exons ATGGCAGAGGATCGGATGAGAGAGCCAGCTGGTCTGGATGGACTGCCACCTATGTACAGCATTCTGAAGGGAGAG GTAGTTTCTGTAACAACATACGGTGCTTTTGTTAAGATTCCAGGATACAGAAAACAAG GTCTGGTTCATAAGAGTGAGATGTCGTCCTGTCGGGTGGATAACCCTGCTGAACTTGTTGATGTAGGGGAACAAGTGTGGATAAAAGTAATCGGCAGAGAG ATGAAAGATGATAAAGTGAAACTGTCCTTCTCTATGAAGGCTGTCAATCAAGGCACTGGGCGGGACCTAGACCCCAACAATGTTATGGCAGA ACAGGACGAACGTCGCCGGAGACAGTTTAGAGATCATACTGAGCAGAAGATCACGCTGGAGGCTGTGCTCAACACCACATGCAAAAAGTGTGGCTGCAGAG GTCACTTTGCAAAGGACTGCTTCTCCAAGCCTGGACTGCAGTACAGTTTAGtgccagaagaagaagaagaggtggAGCCACCGCCAACCAGTCAGCAAACCCAGTCAGAGCCCCAGAAACGTAAAAAG GAAAAgaagtcaaaaaaagaaaagaagaaaaagaaagagaagaaaagagacaaCTCTTCATCTGATAGCTGCGATGAAGACGCCAAACGGCCAAGGCATTCACACACGCattcagaaaagaagaaaaaacacaagaaacacaaacacaaggcAAAGTGA
- the LOC109070192 gene encoding fatty acid-binding protein, heart → MADVFVGTWNLKESKNFDDYMKALGVGFATRQVGSMTKPTTIISMEGDVITLKTVSTFKTTEIKFKLGEEFDETTADDRKVKSVVTLDGGKLVHVQKWDGKETTLVRDVNDNNLTLTLTLGDVVSTRHYVKGE, encoded by the exons ATGGCAGACGTTTTTGTTGGCACATGGAACTTAAAGGAGAGCAAAAATTTCGATGACTACATGAAAGCCCTCG GCGTGGGCTTTGCCACGCGTCAGGTTGGCAGTATGACCAAGCCTACAACCATCATTTCCATGGAGGGCGATGTCATTACACTCAAGACCGTCAGCACTTTCAAAACCACAGAAATCAAATTCAAACTGGGAGAGGAATTTGACGAGACCACTGCAGATGACCGTAAAGTCAAG TCTGTGGTAACTTTAGATGGAGGCAAATTGGTTCATGTTCAGAAATGGGACGGTAAAGAGACGACCCTGGTCCGAGATGTCAATGACAACAACCTCACTCTG ACATTGACGCTTGGTGACGTTGTATCCACACGACACTATGTAAAGGGGGAATAA